DNA sequence from the Coffea eugenioides isolate CCC68of chromosome 9, Ceug_1.0, whole genome shotgun sequence genome:
AGTCCAATTTAGGTGAACTAATTATATTGTTTTTAACCAGATTTACCAATTTTAAGTTTTGATTCACTTAGTTTTgaagttgattagcaaacttatTGTCACCTGAACTAGCCACTTCAGtacaatttttaaaataattaaataaaactaataacTTTGTTGTACCTTacgaaaagtaaaaaaaaaggtacaaaatataaaatagaaAGGTTACTTTAAACGATCTTAAAAAAGAATTGACTGAGGAAAGTGAACATTGGAAAGAAAATTACACAtacagaaataaaaaaaaaacaagggtATATTGAAATTTTAAGCCGTTTTCAAAGATAATGTATAtaggttttaaaaaaaaaaaacccaataaACCGATACAACCGACTCGGGAAAGCCAAATGCCAAACCAACCCGGGTTATCATTCTTAGAAAGTCctaaagaattaaaaaaaaatccgaAAATGGAAGATTTATACTATATAATTTACTCAACCGACTCCAGTTCGTTCCTGAAAGACCGGTTTGGAATTATTTCCtgcaattttattttatttttttcaaatcaaggAGAGAAACAAAGGAGTTCTGAATAATCAGAAGGAGAGGTACTTGAAAGAAATCAATGGTGGAGGAGCTGGAGAAACCGATGGCGGAGGAAAAGGAGGAGAAAATACCACCGGTTGAAGATGATGAAGGTCCAGAGGAAGGAGAGATCGTTGAGGAATCTGAGGAAACCGGGTCTTCTTCTATGGGGAATCCGAGTAAGAGTTTGGTAACAAAGCATCCATTGGAGCATTCATGGACTTTCTGGTTTGATAATCCATCTGCTAAGTCCAAACAGGTCGCTTGGGGCAGCTCCATTCGCCCTATTTACACCTTCTCCACTGTTGAAGATTTCTGGGGGTAATTCAATGGATTTTTCCTGTTTAGATTTTAATTGTTGATGGACTTTTTGGGTAAATTGTGGCGTTTTATTATCTGGTTTGTGTGGGGTTGTGATTGGTTATGCTAGGGTTTTGTTTTTGCCTGATTTGATTGTTGAAATTTTGATTAGGACAAAATTGGGAAAGTGAAGCAAAAGAGGGATTTTTCTTGGGGAAATTAGTGAAAATGGCGCGCTTTGTTGCGTAAATAATAAAGAGGTTGCAATCTTGAGTTGTTTGCCGTGAAGGGCATCTGAGAATTATAATTAGGATtaataaggaaaattttttaaGTATTTATGGTGGAGATGAGGCGAGAGTtttgaatgaatggaatgatgGATTGGGTAGATTTGTTAACTTCTTGCTTGGGTTTATTTAGGATGTTGTACTTTACATGCAAGAATTTTGTGTTATGTATGTTTATATGCAGAATATGTCACAAGATGCGGGTATCGTTATATGCATATATGGAGTGAATGACTGAATTATAGCTTgttataaaccaaaaaaaaaaaagacaatgtCTTGATAAATTGCTTATGTATCTGCTTGaatgtatgtatataatttCTGCTTCTAGCAAGATTGTCTTTTGCGAGGTGTAATAAAGCAACGAGCAATAAATCAAATATGTGATAGGGTAAAAGAAAAGGCGAAAAGAACTTGTATAGAAATGGTTTATATGAATGGTGGACCCTTGCTACTGCCAGATCACAGGCTACTTgcagtttttgttttgtttttgtttttgcttgttCACAGGTAAAATTCTTATAATTTTTCTGGACTCTGCATTTCCGTATGTTCATTGGGATTGATGCCTCTTGTATAATTATGCTGATGGTTGCCCATATTATGAAAAGGTCGTGTTGCATTTCTATGTATTTTGATTGTGGAATTACATTAAATGCTTTTTAACATCTCAAATTGCATTAGTGGCGGCAGTAATTGTGTGGGTTGTTCACGCCAACATCTGTTCATCAGTCAGCTGGGTAAACAACCAGACTAAGGTGTCTGATGGGTGTTGTGGCATGTTAGAGTCAGTTTGTTAgttcttttgttttcatttgAAGTTATCTAATtttagtttctttcttttgaaactGCTTAGAACAATATTCAAGTAAGAGAAAGTTATCCTTCCACACAAACACCAACAAGCATAAATTCATTAGCATAATTGCACAGCTATTTGGAAGACATAGCAAGGCAGGACCAACACTcagaaagtgaattttttttctatcaAATCTCTTAACTGTTTGTAAGATTACTTCAAACAAAATTCTTTTGTTAAGTAGGTCTAAGAATATCAAATTGTATGAATCTGGCTTTTTTTCTGATAACAAAACATTATTGCACCTCTTCTTCCAATCACACATGATTTTGGGATTGTTGGCTGGATATTTTTTATGTTTCATTTGTCTGGTTTATGTAATTCGTAGCTACAATTTCTGAAATTTGGAGTTTATGATTGTTGTTCCCTCTGTCCACCCCCAATAGGATTGTTTGATTGGACTTTCATTTTTAACTTCTATTGATTTATGTAATAAAGTTGGGAATTTAAAGGCCCAAAGTAGAATTTGTGTGTCAGTAGTGGTTTTCCGAGTTTCTCTGTGagcacaaaattcattctttttAGGTTTGTTGTTAAGATATAAGGTCAGACTAATGTCAAGATGTTAGTTTTACATTGTTAGCTGCCAAGCTATTATAAGTATGATTTGACTCAGATAACTATGCTTTTGTTTCTAAGGAAGTAAAGTTCTGTAAATTTGAAAGGTTTCATTATAGTTTTCAATAGGGGGCAATTATCTGTCAGTGAACATAGTCTGAAAAGAAGTTAGTCAAATACCAGTTGGATTGAAGATTTTGTGGAGGAGGACCATCTTAACTGCTAAGCTCTTATTGTACTTTACACATGTTGTCAACCTAAGGAGGGCCGTACTGTAAATGAAAGTTTAGATTTTCACCTCCTGTTTGACAGGTACTGGTTAATCTTTTTTCCTCATACCACTAGGTGTTTGTTACGAGTGTAAAAGAATTTACATTTTGTTTTATATTGTATGTGGATACATTTCATAGGGCGACTGTAAACTAGAGGTCTTCCTTTTTCAATTGAAGGTTGTAACCCTTCACTAGAGTACCACTAGAGATTGTTATGGTAAATACACTTAGACAACTGTGATATGTTTGTCTACCAAAAGCAATGCAAGTGCATTTGACCAGATGCAATATCTTTGACTGAATAATATAACCTGACTGGGAACATTCAACATGAAACATGTTAACTAGTGCATCCCAGATATGATATTGTTCCTTTATTCTTCCGTCGACTATCTTTTTGTGTTCTTGTGTATTTACAAGTATCAGGTTACGTACTGAGGGATGCGACAACAATTCCTTCTAAATTTTGGAAGATTCCTTTGCTTGAGAGGTTTCTCTAATGGTCAATATTTGCATACTCTTTATTCTTCTGTCGACTTTATCTTTTTGTGTTCTTGTGTGTATTTACAAGTATCAGGTTACGTTGTGAGGGATGGGAGAACAATTCCTGCTAAACTTTGGAAGATTTGTTTGCTTGAGAGGTTTCTCTAATTATCAATATTAGTGTACTCTCCTCCATTAATGATTGTCTGTTTAATCAAATCAAAGATAGTCCTAAGAAGCAACAGTTCTTGCATGCTTAACTGAATGCCCAATTTATAAGATGGCATGATTATGGATGTCAAAAACagattttcccttttctcttcttGGGACCCAGCATGTCATCTCTCAGAATGATGGATAAGgacattattttgtttagaCGAGTGGTTTCTGTCTTCAATAGCCTTGATGGTATCTGCAAAATTTTTCTCATGGTCGCTGCTTGATTTTAGTCAGCTGAGTTTATATTAATAGTGGACCCCTTGTTGCTGCCAATTCATAGGCTTCTTGTAATTTTTGTATTCTTTCTGTTTTTTTATTACACAGGTAAAATTCTTGTCTTTCCTCTGAAATCAAGATTTTGGTGTGGTCATCAGGATTGATGCCACTTGTGTTGTTATGCTGATGCCCTCTCTTTAAAGTGGCATGAATATGGGTGTTAAAAACagattttcctttccttttcttgtgaCCTAGCATGTCATCTTTCAGAATGATGGATAAGGACATTATTCCATGAAAGTCCAATGGTTTCGGTATCAATAGCACTAGTGGTCTTAATGTTGTTTCTGGAGAATTTTCTCAGGATGAATGTGTGGTTTTAGTCACCTAAATATTAGCCAccaaaatcacttcatttcgGGGGATGTTGTCTTGAAATTTTCTGGTGTCTACTTTTTAATGCAGTTTTTTTGCAGTTAAATTTTTCCCAAACTTGAAAAAGTGTCAAGAAATTGTTAAATTATGTCGAGATCAGAAACATTTTACACTTGTTTTGCTTTATGGAGCATCTATTCCCAAATTATTATGTTCCCAAGGGGTGCCTTGATTTGTGATTCATGGATTGTAATACAGTTGCTTAAGTTCTACATGGATATACggcttcccccccccccccccttccctCCACGAACCAAAAAAACTCAGCAAGTCTACTCTTGCCTCAGATGTTTATTTCTTTAGCCCTTTTTCTAGTGAGAATTCACAGTTTGAAGTTTCGCTATGGCACTCTCGTCAGTTTCTGAGCTTTGTTTTTATAGTTTCCACGTGGTTCTTGCTGCTTGGAGCAGGCAGTAACAATCTATATGTTGTttacagcatttacaacaaTATACACCATCCAAGCAAGTTGGCTATAGGAGCTGACTTCCATTGTTTCAAAAACAAGATAGAGCCTAAGTGGGAGGATCCTGTTTGTGCTAATGGAGGAAAGTGGACTGTTAACCTTCAAAGGGGTAAATCTGACACCTCTTGGCTTTATACGGTATGTAAATATTGATCCTAGTGTAAATTGAGTTTATTCTGTGGATTAGTTGAATCTGCATTTTATAGCATTCAAGAGATTCAAAGTTTAATTGTGGATTTTGTTCTACTAGTTGCTAGCACTGATTGGAGAACAGTTTGATTATGGTGATGAAATCTGTGGAGCTGTTGTCAATGTCCGAGCTAGGCAGGAAAAAATAGCTCTATGGACTAAGAATGCTGCAAATGAAACTGCTCAGGTAAAATTATGTCAAATGACTAATTAAACGGTCATTTCTATGTTGATTAAACTATGAATCGTGGATCAATTATACTCTCAAGGCTAGTGCTATGGTTGTAATTTTGAGACCGTTATTTTTACTGATTTGGGAACAAATGTATGAAAGTCATTTGCCACTTTCCGCTCATGCATCTTTGCATTATTGAACTATTAACGTTTACCAAGTTGGCAATTTGACGGGGTTGAAACAGTTTTATTTGGAGGTTTGGGATAGCTGAGGTCCATGATATTATCTGTGTCTTTGACATTCTTTTGATTAGCTGACGGTGCTTATTTTTGTTTAAGGAGTTGAAACAGTTTTATTTGGAGGTTTGGAATAGCTGAGGTCCATGATATTATCTGTCTGACATTCTTTTGATTAGCTGACGGtgcttatttttgtttgtttctttATAAGGAATATTTAAACAGCCTGCTTTTCTACGAGTTCAGTTGCACATTACTAGTCTTGAAAACTCTTACTCcaaatattttaatttcataTGAAAGTCATAATGAATAGGCTTCAATCTTTTCCTTAGCATCACACTTAAAGGTGAAGTTTGCACTCTTCCTCGCTGGGAAGGATTATATTTCGAGTACTGGTGATCTGAATTGTATTTAAGCAGAAGGAAAAGACAGATAGTGGGTTTATTGCCAGAGTGGGTATTTTCTATTGTCTAACTTGAAAAAGCCTTTCTTATGCCAATATACCAGCATGCAAGCATGAGAGATAATGTCTGCTGGACCATTGCTGCCATTGTCAACTCGTGCACCTTGATTCGGAATTTTTTATTGAAACCAGAACTTCTGTAATGCTTACAATTGTTTCTACCTTTTCCAGATTAGCATTGGGAAGCAATGGAAGGATTTTCTAGATTACAATGACCAAACGGGATTCATATTTCATGTAAGGCTTattctccccccccccccccccctcttctcttctcttctgtGCAGAATTTTCTGGGCAATCAGAAATTAATTGCTTTTATTCTCTCACAGGAGGATGCAAAGAAGCTTGACAGAGCTGCCAAAAATAGATACACAGTATAGCAGGACTTTTCAAGGATTAGAAGGATGCTAGGGATTGCTTTCTGGGTGTTGCACAGGGTGCTGGGCACATCAAACTTTTAGGATTCACCTTTTGTTGGCAGTCTTTTATGCCACTGCTGAGCTGTTTCTATACATGTTCAAGTGTATTGCCTGTTTGTTACCATCTCTAGATTTGCTGATGCACAACCTTGCAGTTATTTGACATCCTTAATTCTCTAATCACAACTTTTTGTAGTTAATGGACTTGGTATGCTTGTGGTTCATTGTTGTCTTGGTACTTTTCTACTATGATTAGACGAGAAATACAAAATGAGAAGCAAAGCATTGAGTGAATGTGCAGAGTCTGCTCTGGGCCTCTGACAGGATTGTCTCTCCCTCTGTAACAAAACAAAGTGTTTCGATTTGTAGTGCACCTGTCTTCTAAAAAATCCAGACGGGTGCGAGGTAAACCCGTTTGGTCCGGTGGTAGTTCAGTTCCCATCTGCCCTCCATAGGTCCAGTTGGACCTCCCTTTAGATATACTTCCTCCGTCCCGTTTTGTTagtcttggtttttttttcacacgattaagaaagtgtaattaatttggttggaaacataaatttagattaataatttcctaaaatacccttatctAATCACGAAGAGTGCCAATTAATATCAATTACAGCTAATGGGTTAGTATTGGAAAAGTTCAATGTATTCAATGTAGTGGGTTAGTATTTAATAACAATGTATTAataataagggtattttagacaaTTTGAAAGATTACTACATTTCTTAAtgggaaagtggactacaatttgggacagacggaaaaggaaaacaagactatcaaagtgggacggagggagtattaagATAGAGtagaatatataaataaaatagcgacgaatgacaaaaaaaaaaaagatttgtagtTGATTTTATTTACCTAACGTATTCCTTTTACAAATATTATCGCAAGGCATTAAACCTTGAAACCCGGCAAGTTTTTATAACCATTAGGGGTTAATCTTGAATTCTATTTCTTTCATATATGGCATGCATGTATACCTATTAATATATACACGATTAGTTAAAGAAGATTAATCTTAACAATTAAATTTAAGAGTATGTTAGAAGATAAAGGTGTGAGAACCATCTAAACTGAGAGAAACCAACGTTGCcatgttttcatttcaaatcGAACTCATTATTGTACCTTTGAATAGTTGATTTGTTTTGAGAAAATTTAACCGTTATATAAACATGTGAATTCTGAAAGGAGTAAAGCATAGCAGTGTAAGGGAATGGGGCAGTTACAGCTATCCTTAGGTGCGGTTACTATGGTTATTGTCGGGGGAATGGGATAAGTATAGTTAACTTTAGGTGCAGTTGGTATGGTTATGATAGAGTGTTTGAGGTGTTGGATCGGGAGAACCGGGTTGGACATATTTCTAGCTTTTCGACATGGGGTTAAGCTTTGAGTTGTTTGCTTAATAATTCATTGATGCGTATTTATTTGTTTCCCTGATAACCAATTTTCAGCATGCTTGTCAATACTACTACTCTAAGAAGAATTGTTGTCAAATTTCGTCCAAAATCGTATTTGGTTTCTTAAGTTTTATTATCCAAAATCGTCCAAAATTGTCCAAAATTTCGTCCAACCATTCCTCATTTCATATTGGACTCttaagttttattattttaaaacttaAAGGAGGCTAATATTTCATAGAGCATGGAAAgactttttttcacttttttttttttataagtgagAGAGTTTGAATTTAAGACCTCTTACATACAAACTCTCCCACTTACAATTCTTTCCATTTTATCATCTTACCGCCCAATCCAAGCGTTCCCCCTCCGCCCTCTCACCTTAATCATCCTCATTCATAAAGTTTTGTACTTCCTTTTTGAGTCATTCTCATTCCTAAAGTCAGGCTTAAAGAAGGGTAAATGTCTAGACATAAATAATTACTTGGTAATCAaataaacctttttttttgttgccaGCCTACgtaaaatcatttttttcttgatCCTTATGAAGGTTAGGCCCATTTTTCTTGATCCTTATTAAGGTTAGGCCCATTTTGGCTATATTGGTGAATCTTTCCTTATTTGCTTTATAATTCATTAATGATATATTTATTTGTTTCCTTAATATTAACTAATTTTCAGCATACGTGTATTTTTTGGTAGGATTTCTTTGTTAGTATTGCTACAATAATGCCTAAAATatatttgtttcctttttttaattatagttgcatttccaaatttatttgaataaaaacCACCTAAATATGGAAATGTTGAGGCGTAAGAAATGGATATCTTTTAAACCAACCAATCAAGAGGCATAAaaaattgggataatttcagaaaccttccttgagttttttgacaatttcacttagCTCCCCTCAGGTTTAAATAATTTCACTTACTTCCCTTGGCACAATAAAGTACCTATAATACCCTCTAGTTGGTAGACAATTCACAATATAAGGCAATAGATTTACAAAATcgaaaaaaaaacatatttctCTATCTCTTGTCTATTTTGGCTCCTCTCCTTTTAGTTATTATACTACTACACCatcttttttttatcttgaatTTTGTGGACATTAGCAAATTAAAATTGTAAAATCAATACAAGGAGTAGATTATATGTCAAAATGGAAGGAAATGAAGAAGTTCACGCTAATAcagaaataaataataaaattgatgattgaaatagGAGAAGGGCCAAAGGAGTGGAATTTGTCATATTTTAtctattatcaaaaaaaattttgtaaaatgtcTATAATTTCATAAGGATTTCTTTCATAGGGTTACCGTTGCTTATTGTCATTTTGTTGTAGAAGTAGAATTTATTGTCTACTTTGAGATGTTAATATTCTTAAGGACATGGGAGTGTGATTAGATTGTATTGGAAAGGTGTTGAGGCATTGAGATTTAATTTTGGTGTATAAAATTGGTTGTCAATggtgttttttttgttttgtggcAAACATTGATGTTGTATAGGTAATGTGGTATCCTTTGGGCAGCTACTTGAATTTGGAATGGAGTTTTTGCACGGGTGTTTGTTAAGGATTGGGATAGTCAGTTTGTGCAAAGTGTGAAAGAAAGCGATTGagtatagggataatttcatgaACCTCCCATGGTGCTTTTAAACAATTACGTCCCTTAATGTTATGAAAAGACTATAATACTTTTAacaattttacaaattttaaataaaaaagtggatgtaaagaaaaaagaaaccatATTTTGCAAATATTTCTTTATCCAAAAGTTCTAACCTTATCTCACTTAATACATTATATTCAATTCCTCGGTCATTTAAATGGACTTCTTACTTAGTTTTATAAATAGCCGACTAGTAGGGatgcatttgttaaaaacaatttcttcacaacttacttaacaaaaaaaaaggtccaaatattaaaaaaatgataccttgaaacatgacctaaaattttactacaaaaaaattaccttaaaattttttacttaaCAAATAATGCTaatatttgattttcttttgtcatttaatttgtttttgtAAATCAAATAAGAGCAATATAGGATATTCATTAGACTTCTTGTGCTTATATCATCATTTGTTATCCAAACATACTTTTAAGGGAGGtttctgtaattttttaaatctcaaGAAGATGGCTACAATTGTTACAAAGCTCAAGGgagttttttgaaattatcccttgagtatgctttatttttcttttttaattttgaacaAAAGGATAATTTAAGATTTTTAAGAGAAACTTTGGTTCATTGGACCTATATTGTTGCATAAATAGTAAAACAGGGGAGATGTAATTTCAAAAACTTGAGGGGAGTCTCTACAATTGTTACAAACCGCAGGGGAGGTTTGCAAAATTATacctaaaatttttaattaattaaaaaattccaaaattccaaaaaacaaagaattggaagttagaagctcaatgagAAAACTCCTcaaatattatatacatgtatagATTTGAACTCTGGATACAATGCAGGTAAGAATAGTCAATGGGAGTGTCATCCGAGGATCTCCCCTTCTTCGCCTTCCCAACTCAAGAATGTTTCCTCATCGTCATCCTCCTCCAAGAAATCATCCTTTATGTGCAAGCCTAACTGTTCCAAGGGGTTCAAGATTTCACCAGTTTCTAAACGTCTTAGAACCATCACAGGACAACACCCATGGAGAATAAAGGTGGGAGAACACTGAGTGAGCATCTCAAGCTCCTTCAAAGTCATCAGATTATCCTCCAGCTGAACAGCCTTTTCCATCAATTGCAATGCAAGCCGAGCAGCTTCTCTTTCTTTGTCCCTCTGCCTCTTCAATTCAGCCTCTTTCTTTAACTGCTCCTCTCTTATTCGTGCCTTAAATAGCTCCTCTTCACGTTGCAGTCTTttcactctctctctttcttgctCAGCATCTGTTTTATCACCATTTGCTTTAGAAATAGTTTCTGCAAAGCGGCTTTTGAGCTTTGCAATGCGTAAAGCTTTCTTCAGAGCTTGCTCATCATCAATAAGAGGAGTCCAGCATTCACCCGAAATAGCTGAAGTTATTGTTGTTGAAAGACCAGAGCTGGGCCATGTATATTCTTCATCCTCACCACTTCCAGAACCTTCAGTTAATTGGCAAACAGAATCCGCATTCACCCTGCATGAGTGGGTTGACATAGTTTTACTTTGACAGTCCTGAATAGTTTTAGTTTCACGGTCCTGAATGACTTTACTTTCACGGTGCTGAATTTTCGTCTGAGTCAACAAAATTTTATCTTTGCTCTCTTTCGCAGAACTTGCATCTGAAGAATCTTTCAGTACTCTCTTCAACTCCCATAAGATGTCATCTTGAAGATCGTCAATGTTCACatcaatcttttcttttctaatgtCAAAGAAACCAAATTTTTGAAGGACAGTCTGCAACTTTCCATTCACCTTTCCCTTCAACATTTCTATGAGATCTTTCTTAAGCTTCTGCCTTTCCTCCAATAACATTGACCTCTTTGCGACCAAGCCCGTATCTGATTTCTTACACTGAGCATTCTTTTCAAATTTACCTGAAATCAGGCCCTGTGAATTCTTACAGAAAGCCTTTTTAGTATCTTGAGCattcttttcactttcatttgaAACGACGCCCTGTGAATTCTTACAGAAAGCCTTTCTAGTATCTTGAGCCTTCTTTTCAATTCCATTTGAAATCAGCCCCTGTGGCTCCTTATAGGAAGGCTTTGCTCTATTTTGAGCATTATTTTCAAGGCCACTTGAAATCTGCTCCAGTGACTTCTTATCAAAAGCCCTCATAGTATTTTGAGCAGTCTTTTCACTCTTACTTGAAAAAGTGTCCTGCTGAGCACATGCTGTCTCACGTTTCCATTTAGCTTCCAGAAGCTTCCATCTTCTTATGAAAACGCACTCTAGTTCCTTTGCCATGCGATGAACTGGATTATCAGGAGGATTATACAGCATGGCATTTGAGAAGGTCAGCTTGACATCAGATGCAAACTCTTCAGCACTGAAGTATCTATTACCAGCCAACTTCGACTTTATTGTCCCCAAATCCATCGGATGCAAGATTATGGAAAAGTAATCAGGAATATTCAATGCAACAGGGTCCACCGGAGTCCTAAAAATCCATCCAGTAGGATGAGTAATCAACGTTTCCAGAATAGTTCGACACTGCTGCTTCACGACAGGGTCcaatctcttccttttctccctTTCACCATCTAGCACAAATTCAGCTTTACGCTTGTTACAGCCATTCGAGACCAAGAGTTTGGCACGTGACCCCGATTCACATGATTTTCTATCTAAATTCGGCGGCACTCTAACCTCCGAGTCGTTCTTGACTGTAGTCTCTGTAACAGCCATGTTAAAGAACTGCAGAAACAATATGATAACGATTCAAAATTCCTTCAAATTGCACAAATACCTTAAAATTCAAAGAGAATTATAGCCAGCAAGCAAAAGCACGCAACTTAGGTCAAATCAAACCAAATTGAAACACTTCCGAAGCATACGTACTCAAGAACTAGAGCCACTTAACCCCAATACAAGCACAATCTCATAGCAAAAGATCACATCAAACAAAACCCAAAAAAGTTACATCTTTGCTTAGTTCTAACAATACAAGGAAACAGGGCTTCCGCAAACTCAAGAAGAACCCACAAGACCCCAAGAAAAAAACGCTAAAACAGGGAAACCTTCAGCAAATTTCTGATCGAGTAGAAAGCAAAAACGAACAAAAGCATCGACCGATTCACTTATCTCAAAGTTTAAGTCAACTTTACTACTGAAACGATTTTAcaaaccaaaacataaaaaCACCGATTCGATTGCTCCGCAGGTTATAAAAAACCTAAGCAAAACAAAAAACGAGGGAAAAAAAACCCTCAAGAAAACCTACTCGGAAATcacagaaaaaggaaacaaaaacaaACGCAACCCATTAACTAAAAACCCCAGAagtcaatcaaacaaaagaatCCATGGAATCATTGATGAAAACTGCATTAGGATTTTGGGTAGAAATTTACCTTTGAAGAACGAATCGCTGGAATTGCTCGAATTTGCGGGGCGAGGAGGTAGTGAAGAAAGATAGTGAAGGAACAGTAAAAGTAGGGTTACTTCTCCTTTACAACATAAGAGCCTCCCTTAGAACTGGTTATCTTATATAAGAGCCTCCACTTCACACTTTGCTTTGGAACTGTGCTGACTTTCGGGCGTCCAACTGGCTTTAGGacagggataattttagaaacctccccggGGTTTCTAACTATTTCACTACTCTccctttaaattttaaaaattatattaaccTCCCTTAGAACTAAATCTTACAAAAATAATAACGTTtaacaaacaattaaaaagtAATATTAGAAGAGGGACACAATATGATTCCACCATTATTCCTTATTtactaaattatttaattaatttaataccaCCCAAGCATTAAGAAAAATACTAGAATTTTCTATTTACCATCAGGGATTAA
Encoded proteins:
- the LOC113783417 gene encoding eukaryotic translation initiation factor 4E-1-like, yielding MVEELEKPMAEEKEEKIPPVEDDEGPEEGEIVEESEETGSSSMGNPSKSLVTKHPLEHSWTFWFDNPSAKSKQVAWGSSIRPIYTFSTVEDFWGIYNNIHHPSKLAIGADFHCFKNKIEPKWEDPVCANGGKWTVNLQRGKSDTSWLYTLLALIGEQFDYGDEICGAVVNVRARQEKIALWTKNAANETAQISIGKQWKDFLDYNDQTGFIFHEDAKKLDRAAKNRYTV
- the LOC113783313 gene encoding transcription factor GTE8-like codes for the protein MAVTETTVKNDSEVRVPPNLDRKSCESGSRAKLLVSNGCNKRKAEFVLDGEREKRKRLDPVVKQQCRTILETLITHPTGWIFRTPVDPVALNIPDYFSIILHPMDLGTIKSKLAGNRYFSAEEFASDVKLTFSNAMLYNPPDNPVHRMAKELECVFIRRWKLLEAKWKRETACAQQDTFSSKSEKTAQNTMRAFDKKSLEQISSGLENNAQNRAKPSYKEPQGLISNGIEKKAQDTRKAFCKNSQGVVSNESEKNAQDTKKAFCKNSQGLISGKFEKNAQCKKSDTGLVAKRSMLLEERQKLKKDLIEMLKGKVNGKLQTVLQKFGFFDIRKEKIDVNIDDLQDDILWELKRVLKDSSDASSAKESKDKILLTQTKIQHRESKVIQDRETKTIQDCQSKTMSTHSCRVNADSVCQLTEGSGSGEDEEYTWPSSGLSTTITSAISGECWTPLIDDEQALKKALRIAKLKSRFAETISKANGDKTDAEQERERVKRLQREEELFKARIREEQLKKEAELKRQRDKEREAARLALQLMEKAVQLEDNLMTLKELEMLTQCSPTFILHGCCPVMVLRRLETGEILNPLEQLGLHIKDDFLEEDDDEETFLSWEGEEGEILG